In the Streptomyces sp. NBC_00193 genome, GCTTCCTGCGCCCGGCCTCCCTCCGCTTCGAGTTCGGCCGCGAGGACGTGGACTCCTACCTCGACGGCTGGTACGACACGGCCGCGCTCTGGCGGGAGGTCTTCGGCCCGACCGACCCCGGCGGCACCGGCCGGGTGCTGCCCGACCTCTGGGACCCGGTCACCGACCGGGCGACCCGCAGCCCCTACGCCGAACTCCCGCCCGGCGGCGTGCTGATCGTGCACGGCCCCATGCTGCTGGGCCACTGGTTCCCCTTCGACCTCAGCGTCCACATCGGGCTCTCCCCGGGCGCACTCGCCCGCCGCACCGAGGAGCCCGCCCGCTGGACCCTCCCCGCCTTCGCGCGCTACGAGGCCGAGACCGGCCCGGCGGACCGGGCCGACGCCCTGGTCCGGGCCGACGATCCGCGCCATCCGGCCTGGACGGGCCTGCGCGGAGGGCGCACCGGCTGACCCCGCGAGGCTACCGCCAGGCCGCCGCGCGGACCTCGGCGCGCACCTCTGCGCCGCCTCCGGGTACACCTCCGCGAAACCCCGCCCCGTCACGGAGGTCCGGGAACCGCAACAGAGGGATTCCGGCACGGTGACGATCGGTTCCGGCCATCGCTCCGGCCGGAACCGCGCGCTACGTTGACGGCACGCTACGACGGTGGCCACCCCGGTGGCGCCTTGGCAGAGGGAGAAGGCGATGCGGTCAATGCACGGACGCGGCACGGTGGTTCGGGACGCGAGACGGATGCGCACCCAGGCGGCGCTCACCGCGCTGGCCCTGTGCGCGACCCTGGCCCTCACGGCATGCAACGGTGACGACGAGACCGGCGCGGCGGGCACCCCCGCGAGCCCCTCCGCCGGTGCGACGGCCACGGGCGCCGCCTCCCCGTCGGCCCCGGCGCCGGCCTCCTCGGCCCCGTCGAAGAAGCCGGCTCCCACCACCCCTTCGACCGTCACCCCGGCGGGTACGAAGAAGCCGCCGGCGCCCGGTTCCACCTGCGACCACAAGATGCCGATCTCGCCCGACGAGGTCGCCGTCTACCGCTACACCCCCGAGGGCGGGGTCCACAGCCTGATCGTCAAGCACGGCAACTGGGGCTGCGCCGCCCCCGGCATGGATGCCGCCCCCTTCGACACGGTGGGCAAGGAGACCTTCCTCAACATCGCCGAGGACGCGAAGATCACCGTGGTCACCCCCGTCATCGACAGCCCGCTGAGCCAGCCGATCACCC is a window encoding:
- a CDS encoding uridine kinase, which encodes MQLEAITWQRMAERLAGHLDDDDEQGSGKGGSGGEDGGGPEGRWRRVGIDGAPAARTGVLAAELADALRLRGRSVLVVAAEGFLRPASLRFEFGREDVDSYLDGWYDTAALWREVFGPTDPGGTGRVLPDLWDPVTDRATRSPYAELPPGGVLIVHGPMLLGHWFPFDLSVHIGLSPGALARRTEEPARWTLPAFARYEAETGPADRADALVRADDPRHPAWTGLRGGRTG